The following proteins come from a genomic window of Priestia filamentosa:
- a CDS encoding GNAT family N-acetyltransferase gives MLKKRDLHDCQNLYELMVHPEVFPFVRHKPASYDEFIFITKQLLEAEERGELISRTITDEWGAPIGTINLFDIEEGAGFLGTWLGKPYHGKGYNQVAKDAFFDELFYELGMERIFMKIRKSNIRSIKAAEKLPYVINANELYKSLYDEINEKEDTYHLFAIPKDLYTLYRLRQQDEEQQAKEA, from the coding sequence ATGTTAAAAAAACGTGATTTACATGATTGTCAAAATTTATATGAGCTTATGGTCCATCCAGAAGTCTTCCCTTTTGTGCGTCATAAACCGGCGTCCTATGATGAATTTATTTTCATAACAAAACAGCTTCTTGAAGCAGAAGAACGAGGAGAGCTTATATCACGAACAATTACAGATGAATGGGGTGCTCCAATTGGCACCATCAATCTATTCGATATTGAAGAGGGAGCAGGATTTCTCGGTACGTGGCTTGGTAAACCATATCATGGAAAAGGATATAACCAAGTAGCAAAAGATGCTTTCTTTGATGAACTATTCTATGAGCTTGGAATGGAGCGTATCTTTATGAAAATTCGGAAAAGCAATATTCGTTCCATTAAAGCAGCTGAAAAACTTCCATACGTTATTAATGCAAATGAACTTTATAAAAGCTTATATGATGAAATTAATGAAAAAGAAGATACGTATCACCTTTTTGCTATTCCAAAAGATCTCTACACTCTTTATCGCTTACGTCAACAAGACGAAGAACAGCAGGCAAAAGAGGCATAA
- a CDS encoding YfhE family protein: MPEKKKHDRLSRNTLSSSQQVTYSHEFKMADRAGGFTPKRSK; the protein is encoded by the coding sequence ATGCCAGAAAAAAAGAAACATGATCGCTTATCAAGAAATACACTTTCAAGTTCACAGCAAGTAACATACTCACATGAATTTAAAATGGCAGATCGAGCAGGCGGCTTTACACCAAAACGCTCAAAATAA
- a CDS encoding YfhD family protein, producing MKDKEQENYYKEKLKMPKHVKPDGHDIEYSDELADTEDLKAKERSIASHKRQKNQ from the coding sequence ATGAAAGATAAAGAGCAAGAGAACTATTATAAAGAAAAATTAAAGATGCCAAAGCATGTAAAACCAGATGGTCATGATATTGAGTATTCTGATGAATTAGCTGATACAGAAGATTTAAAAGCAAAGGAACGCTCCATTGCTTCTCATAAGCGCCAGAAAAATCAGTAG
- a CDS encoding DEAD/DEAH box helicase produces MKDQEFLSSFQPFLQEKWEEAGFEAPTGIQKKAIPAILEGGDVIAKSPTGTGKTLAYLLPLIEKIDPSKPHIQAVVLASSQELVMQIFEEAQKWTKGSDVKVGSFIGGANVKRQVEKLKKNRPHIAFGTPGRVNELIKMKKFKMHEVKTIVIDEGDQLLIPEHISTVQDIIKSSLSERQVLLFSATLAGKSEQLADDLMSGAPHIFKIERDELTAAKVEHIYFVCEGREKLDVLRKFLHAEKVKALGFVRDIGNLVVAAEKLEYKGISLGVLHSEAKKEERATALKMLRKGDIPLLLATDVAARGLDVEGLTHVIHVDFPQDVTQYTHRSGRTGRGGKEGTVVSIVTQREERTLKQFAKEMNVSLTKKVLSRGKVVDEN; encoded by the coding sequence ATGAAAGACCAAGAATTTTTATCATCATTTCAGCCGTTTTTGCAAGAAAAGTGGGAAGAAGCAGGATTTGAAGCACCAACAGGCATTCAAAAGAAGGCTATCCCTGCAATTCTAGAGGGTGGAGACGTTATTGCAAAGTCTCCAACTGGAACAGGAAAAACACTTGCTTACCTACTTCCTTTGATTGAGAAGATTGATCCGAGCAAGCCGCATATTCAAGCCGTTGTCCTCGCTTCCTCACAAGAGTTAGTTATGCAAATTTTTGAAGAAGCTCAAAAGTGGACAAAAGGAAGTGATGTGAAAGTTGGCTCATTTATTGGAGGAGCTAACGTAAAGCGTCAAGTTGAGAAGTTGAAGAAAAACCGTCCACATATTGCATTCGGAACACCTGGCCGTGTTAATGAACTAATTAAAATGAAGAAGTTCAAGATGCATGAAGTGAAGACTATTGTAATTGATGAAGGTGACCAACTTCTTATTCCAGAGCACATTAGTACTGTTCAGGATATTATCAAATCTTCGCTAAGTGAGCGTCAAGTCTTATTGTTTTCAGCAACGTTAGCAGGAAAATCAGAGCAGCTTGCAGATGACTTAATGAGCGGAGCGCCACACATCTTTAAAATTGAGCGTGATGAGCTTACAGCGGCAAAAGTAGAACATATTTATTTTGTTTGTGAAGGGCGAGAAAAGCTTGATGTGCTACGTAAGTTTCTTCATGCTGAGAAAGTAAAAGCACTTGGGTTTGTACGTGATATCGGAAATCTTGTTGTTGCTGCTGAAAAGTTAGAGTATAAAGGCATTTCGCTTGGTGTTTTGCATAGTGAGGCGAAAAAAGAAGAACGTGCAACAGCTCTAAAAATGCTTCGTAAGGGAGACATCCCTCTTTTATTAGCAACAGATGTAGCTGCACGTGGATTAGATGTAGAAGGTTTAACCCACGTAATTCATGTTGATTTTCCACAAGATGTGACTCAATATACACATCGTTCAGGTCGAACAGGACGTGGAGGAAAAGAAGGAACAGTTGTTTCTATTGTTACACAGCGTGAAGAAAGAACATTAAAGCAGTTTGCAAAAGAAATGAACGTAAGTTTAACTAAGAAAGTCCTTTCAAGAGGTAAAGTAGTAGATGAAAACTAA
- the rlmD gene encoding 23S rRNA (uracil(1939)-C(5))-methyltransferase RlmD has translation MKVKVGQHVPLTIKRLGINGEGVGYFKKQVVFVPGALPNEEVIAEITNVKHKFAEGRVKRIRKMSDERVKAPCPIYEKCGGCQLQHLSYEGQLRAKRDIVVQAFERHGNVRNLEKKLEQTIGMEEPWKYRNKAQFQVGLLKGKVIAGLYGANSHRLININECIVQRPETTKVINNVKQILQDLKISIYDERKRKGLVRTIVTRIGVSTGEVQLVLITSKEELPKKDLLIQEVKKRLPEVKSIMQNVNGQKTSLIFGDKTFTLDGKETIEEVLGDLSFDLSARAFFQLNPTQTVKLYNEVKKEAGLTGKEKIVDAYCGVGTIGLWLADEAGEIRGMDVIEDSIVDANKNAKAKGYDNAHYVVGKAEYWMPKWVKEGWKPDVIVIDPPRTGCDEKLLKTILDVKPKKVVYVSCNPSTLAKDVKILTKLYKVERIQPVDMFPQTAHVESVTTLSLK, from the coding sequence ATGAAAGTAAAAGTTGGACAACATGTTCCGCTTACAATCAAAAGACTCGGCATTAATGGAGAAGGTGTTGGGTATTTTAAAAAGCAAGTCGTATTTGTTCCGGGGGCGCTTCCAAATGAGGAAGTTATCGCGGAAATTACGAATGTAAAACATAAATTTGCCGAAGGACGTGTAAAACGCATACGCAAAATGTCCGACGAACGTGTTAAAGCTCCCTGTCCAATTTATGAAAAATGTGGCGGCTGTCAGCTTCAGCATTTAAGCTATGAAGGGCAGTTGAGAGCCAAACGAGACATTGTTGTTCAGGCATTTGAACGTCATGGTAATGTACGTAATTTAGAGAAAAAGCTTGAACAAACAATTGGAATGGAAGAGCCATGGAAATATCGTAACAAAGCTCAGTTCCAAGTAGGCCTTTTAAAAGGAAAAGTAATTGCAGGTCTTTACGGAGCAAATTCACACCGTCTTATTAATATTAACGAATGTATTGTACAGCGTCCTGAAACAACGAAAGTCATTAACAACGTAAAACAAATTCTTCAAGATTTGAAGATCTCGATTTACGATGAACGTAAACGTAAAGGGCTTGTTCGTACAATAGTGACTCGTATTGGAGTGTCAACAGGGGAAGTACAGCTTGTTCTTATTACTTCTAAAGAAGAGCTTCCTAAAAAAGATCTTCTTATTCAAGAAGTGAAAAAGCGCCTGCCAGAAGTGAAATCCATTATGCAAAATGTGAACGGTCAAAAAACCTCACTGATTTTTGGAGATAAGACATTTACGTTAGACGGAAAAGAAACAATCGAGGAAGTACTTGGCGACTTGTCTTTTGACTTATCAGCTCGTGCTTTCTTCCAGTTGAATCCAACGCAAACTGTTAAACTTTATAATGAAGTAAAAAAAGAAGCTGGTTTAACAGGAAAAGAAAAAATTGTAGATGCTTACTGTGGCGTCGGAACGATTGGTCTTTGGCTTGCTGATGAAGCAGGTGAAATACGTGGCATGGACGTTATTGAAGATTCTATCGTCGATGCTAATAAAAATGCCAAAGCAAAAGGCTATGACAATGCTCATTATGTAGTTGGAAAAGCCGAGTATTGGATGCCGAAATGGGTAAAAGAAGGATGGAAACCAGATGTCATTGTTATCGATCCACCTCGCACAGGATGTGATGAAAAACTTCTAAAAACCATTTTAGACGTCAAGCCGAAAAAAGTCGTATATGTTTCATGTAATCCATCAACTCTTGCTAAAGATGTTAAGATCTTAACAAAACTATATAAAGTAGAGCGCATTCAGCCTGTGGACATGTTTCCTCAAACAGCACACGTCGAAAGTGTGACAACGCTGAGCTTGAAATAG
- a CDS encoding DNA-3-methyladenine glycosylase family protein: MRIEKKLKSPYDFTHVFTRLSLDSLHNIDHDYKGMKVPLRIHNIPTVVYIKSTGTVKEPSCVIYSEDSLDEKAVMEELSRIFQFDRDLQKVEDHFKETSLAPLFKKFRGSPLVCEFNLYGCLVKNIIHQQVSMKVADLLTARFVRTFGTMIDEVFVYPEPEEIVARSIEELREIGLSERKAEYILGVSREIVSGTLSLEALQELSDEEVVKTLVEIRGIGPWTAQNFLMAGCGRENLFPKADLGLQNAVAKLFNLEKRPTLLQMDELSEGWAPYLSYASLYLWKSIE; the protein is encoded by the coding sequence ATGAGAATAGAAAAGAAATTAAAATCCCCATATGATTTTACCCACGTTTTTACCCGTCTTTCTCTTGATTCTTTACACAACATTGATCATGACTACAAAGGGATGAAAGTACCGTTACGGATTCATAATATCCCTACTGTTGTTTATATAAAAAGTACTGGAACTGTCAAAGAGCCTTCGTGTGTTATCTATAGTGAAGATTCTCTAGATGAAAAAGCAGTTATGGAAGAGCTCTCACGCATTTTTCAGTTTGATCGAGACTTACAAAAAGTAGAAGATCATTTTAAAGAAACAAGTCTAGCGCCACTTTTTAAAAAGTTTCGTGGCTCTCCGCTTGTTTGTGAATTTAACCTTTATGGATGTTTAGTGAAAAACATTATTCATCAGCAGGTGAGTATGAAAGTTGCAGATCTTTTAACGGCTCGCTTCGTAAGAACATTCGGGACAATGATAGACGAAGTTTTTGTCTACCCAGAGCCAGAAGAAATTGTTGCTCGCTCCATTGAAGAACTCCGTGAAATTGGATTAAGCGAGCGTAAAGCAGAGTATATTCTAGGTGTCTCTAGAGAGATTGTTTCAGGAACTTTGTCTCTGGAAGCTTTACAAGAGCTTTCAGATGAAGAGGTTGTTAAAACTTTAGTTGAAATTCGCGGTATTGGTCCGTGGACAGCGCAAAATTTCTTAATGGCAGGATGTGGACGAGAAAACTTATTTCCGAAAGCAGATCTTGGCTTACAGAACGCTGTTGCTAAGCTTTTTAACTTAGAAAAGCGACCAACCCTTTTACAAATGGATGAACTTAGTGAGGGCTGGGCTCCATATTTAAGTTATGCAAGCTTGTATTTATGGAAAAGCATTGAATAA
- the pdaA gene encoding delta-lactam-biosynthetic de-N-acetylase, giving the protein MRYFLLVLCMILALPMSISASSSNTPYNWGFAKNKDHVKPEVGKQYEEMLKRQKSVYVGKDKNVYLTFDNGYENGYTPGVLDVLKKQNVTATFFVTGQFLESEPSLVKRMAKEGHIVGNHSWHHPDFTQVSDERLKKELKCVKDEYTKLTGKKEMRYLRPPRGVFSERVLEVARNEGYTTVFWSVAFVDWKTDQQKGWRYAYDNIMEQIHPGAVILLHTVSKDNAEALERAIIDLKKQGYKFKSLDHLLNEKQKEKSAD; this is encoded by the coding sequence ATGCGTTATTTTCTTCTCGTGCTATGCATGATATTAGCATTGCCAATGAGTATCTCAGCAAGTTCTTCGAACACACCTTACAACTGGGGATTTGCGAAAAACAAAGACCATGTAAAACCCGAAGTTGGAAAGCAGTATGAAGAAATGTTGAAAAGGCAAAAGTCTGTTTACGTTGGTAAAGACAAAAATGTCTATCTAACTTTTGATAATGGTTATGAAAATGGATATACACCAGGTGTTTTAGATGTTTTGAAAAAACAGAATGTCACAGCAACGTTTTTTGTGACAGGTCAGTTTCTAGAGAGTGAGCCTTCACTTGTAAAGCGAATGGCGAAAGAAGGCCATATAGTTGGAAATCATTCTTGGCATCATCCAGATTTTACCCAAGTAAGTGATGAACGATTAAAAAAAGAGCTTAAATGTGTAAAAGATGAATATACAAAACTCACTGGAAAAAAAGAGATGCGCTATTTAAGGCCACCAAGAGGGGTTTTTAGTGAGCGTGTTTTAGAAGTAGCTCGTAATGAAGGATACACGACAGTTTTTTGGTCTGTTGCATTTGTGGACTGGAAAACAGATCAGCAAAAAGGATGGCGTTATGCATACGATAATATTATGGAACAAATCCATCCGGGGGCTGTCATTTTGCTTCATACAGTGTCAAAAGACAATGCTGAAGCACTTGAGCGTGCCATCATTGATTTAAAAAAGCAAGGATATAAATTCAAATCTTTGGATCATTTACTAAACGAAAAGCAAAAGGAGAAGTCTGCTGACTAA
- a CDS encoding SE1561 family protein, with the protein MGNAIHDKEAQLQYLRTRLDMFMHVLDSLEAENADIEDIDRLIGMMDDLQLKCEQFKKDWK; encoded by the coding sequence ATGGGCAATGCAATTCACGATAAAGAAGCACAGCTTCAATATTTAAGAACCCGTCTTGATATGTTTATGCACGTACTGGACTCTTTAGAGGCAGAAAATGCTGACATTGAAGATATTGACCGCCTTATTGGCATGATGGACGACCTTCAGCTAAAGTGTGAACAGTTCAAAAAAGACTGGAAGTAA
- the yfkAB gene encoding radical SAM/CxCxxxxC motif protein YfkAB, with amino-acid sequence MKQTVLKPITPQYDPWEAYLDIEEFGKPTLTNVEFTTTTLCNMRCEHCAVGYTLQPKDDPALPLDLLIQRLEEIPHLRSISITGGEPMLSLSSVKNYVVPLLKYAHERGVRTQINSNLTLDLSRYELIIPYLDVLHISHNWGTMDEFVEGGFAMMERKPTYKQRAKYFEKMIENSRALAKAGVMVSAETMLNKRTLPYMKDIHHQIVNEMQCGRHEVHPMYPSDFASALETLSLRDMRKAIHDLLDVRDENVWMLFGTLPFYPCSSNEEDLALLKRLHSAKNVTVRNDPDGRSRLNVSIFSGDIIVTDFGDTPALGNIQDTKLLDAFQTWQNSNISKEISCHCPAVKCLGPNILVRDSYYKDTDFTKLSSKL; translated from the coding sequence ATGAAACAAACGGTTTTAAAACCGATAACCCCACAGTACGACCCGTGGGAAGCTTATTTAGATATCGAGGAGTTTGGTAAACCAACATTAACAAACGTCGAGTTTACAACAACTACTCTTTGTAATATGCGCTGTGAACACTGTGCTGTTGGTTACACATTACAACCAAAAGATGATCCAGCTCTTCCATTAGATTTGTTAATTCAGCGACTAGAGGAAATTCCTCATCTTCGTTCCATTAGCATTACAGGTGGAGAGCCAATGCTTTCTCTTTCATCTGTAAAAAATTACGTTGTACCGCTATTAAAGTATGCACATGAGCGTGGTGTGCGCACGCAAATCAATTCGAACTTAACGTTAGATTTATCTCGTTATGAGCTTATTATTCCATACTTAGACGTTTTACATATTTCTCATAACTGGGGAACAATGGATGAGTTTGTTGAAGGCGGATTTGCGATGATGGAGCGCAAACCAACGTATAAGCAACGTGCAAAATATTTTGAGAAAATGATTGAGAATAGCCGAGCCCTTGCAAAAGCAGGTGTTATGGTTTCTGCAGAAACTATGTTAAACAAGCGAACGCTACCATACATGAAAGATATTCACCATCAAATTGTTAACGAAATGCAATGTGGCCGACACGAAGTTCACCCTATGTATCCGAGTGACTTTGCAAGCGCTCTTGAAACCCTTTCTTTAAGAGACATGAGAAAAGCGATTCATGATTTGTTAGATGTTCGAGATGAAAATGTATGGATGCTGTTTGGAACGCTTCCCTTTTATCCTTGTAGCTCAAATGAAGAAGATTTAGCACTTTTAAAACGTCTTCATAGTGCTAAAAATGTTACAGTTCGAAACGATCCTGATGGCCGTTCACGACTGAACGTCAGCATTTTTTCCGGAGATATTATCGTCACAGATTTCGGAGATACGCCAGCACTTGGAAATATTCAGGACACAAAACTTCTAGATGCTTTCCAAACATGGCAAAATTCTAATATCTCAAAAGAAATAAGCTGTCACTGTCCGGCGGTGAAATGCCTTGGACCAAATATTTTAGTACGTGATTCTTATTACAAAGATACAGATTTTACAAAACTTTCTTCCAAACTATAA
- a CDS encoding YfkD famly protein — protein MLRKVVLSFLIFLLVFGGVSSISAEGKKKGSSGVEIPGATLNIGKENTYPNSNHDSPSLQPSELTKELIETSNVKIESPDLIRMLNESSISSNPLSLGFKATVYLGEWPLNYQSDETNTNWEYQNINTNRYDNRGVESPAKMYYRQEQQKQVKGGLTADIPNADEVKKMMLLKAQAKTKLPLAFTTVVGAGTKKEREYTVPAKKFAQLHSYVPAVSEKGKVTYGEVYLVIKGTKRTIVVKNVTSQGIGAWIPVQDHLSFTYHVS, from the coding sequence ATGCTTCGGAAAGTAGTGTTAAGCTTTCTTATTTTTCTACTTGTATTTGGAGGAGTTTCCTCAATTTCTGCTGAAGGAAAGAAAAAAGGAAGCAGTGGCGTTGAAATTCCAGGGGCGACGTTAAATATTGGGAAAGAGAACACGTATCCTAATTCAAACCATGATTCACCTTCTTTACAGCCTAGTGAGCTTACAAAAGAGCTTATCGAAACATCCAATGTTAAGATTGAAAGTCCAGACCTTATTCGCATGTTAAACGAGTCTTCTATTTCTTCTAATCCTCTTTCACTTGGTTTTAAGGCAACGGTCTATTTAGGGGAATGGCCACTGAACTATCAGTCAGATGAAACAAATACGAACTGGGAGTATCAGAATATTAATACGAACCGTTACGATAACCGAGGAGTTGAAAGTCCTGCTAAGATGTACTACAGACAAGAACAGCAAAAGCAAGTTAAAGGTGGATTAACAGCTGACATCCCAAATGCGGATGAAGTAAAAAAGATGATGCTTTTAAAAGCGCAAGCAAAAACAAAGCTTCCTCTTGCATTTACAACGGTTGTTGGGGCAGGAACGAAAAAAGAAAGAGAATATACGGTGCCAGCAAAGAAATTTGCTCAGCTTCACTCATATGTTCCCGCTGTAAGTGAGAAGGGGAAAGTCACATATGGGGAAGTGTATCTTGTTATTAAAGGAACGAAGCGAACAATTGTTGTGAAGAATGTTACATCACAAGGAATTGGAGCTTGGATCCCTGTTCAAGATCACTTATCTTTTACTTATCATGTTTCATAA
- the cax gene encoding calcium/proton exchanger, which yields MINKVFLIITIIGVPLSVIGHLLHFSPLVMFGVYCLTIIALASYMGRATESLAIVTGPRIGGLLNATFGNAVELIISIFSLKAGLVTIVLASLTGSVLGNLLLVGGLSFFVGGLKFKRQTFNVYDARHNSGLLVFSVMVAFVIPEVFSKGMSEQNAISLSIGTSIILIFLYLAALLFRLVTHRGVYTQEGQNVAHEEETAEWTTKRAFVILALATIAVAYISESLVETFKIVGESFGWSELFIGVIIVAIVGNAAEHISAVIMAYKNRMDVAVEIAIGSTLQVAMFVAPVLVLLSLLFQESMPLVFSYPELIAMFSAVFLTVIVSNDGDTNWFEGAMLLGAYVIIGIGFYLF from the coding sequence TTGATTAATAAAGTCTTTCTTATTATTACAATTATTGGGGTTCCGCTCTCTGTTATTGGTCATCTTCTACATTTTTCTCCACTTGTTATGTTTGGAGTATATTGTTTGACAATTATTGCTCTAGCAAGCTATATGGGGAGGGCAACAGAAAGTCTTGCAATTGTAACAGGCCCACGAATTGGAGGTCTTTTAAATGCGACATTTGGAAATGCTGTTGAATTAATTATTTCAATTTTCTCTTTAAAAGCTGGACTTGTTACAATAGTACTAGCATCGTTGACGGGCTCTGTGTTAGGGAATCTTTTACTCGTTGGCGGCCTTTCTTTTTTTGTTGGCGGGCTGAAATTTAAAAGACAGACGTTTAATGTCTATGATGCGCGCCACAATTCAGGATTGCTTGTTTTCTCTGTTATGGTTGCTTTTGTTATTCCAGAAGTATTCTCAAAAGGAATGTCAGAGCAAAATGCTATTAGTCTTAGCATTGGGACTTCTATCATCCTCATTTTTCTTTATCTTGCTGCTCTTTTGTTTCGTCTTGTCACACACAGAGGCGTTTATACACAAGAAGGGCAAAATGTTGCTCATGAAGAGGAAACAGCAGAATGGACAACAAAACGAGCGTTTGTGATCCTTGCATTAGCAACAATTGCTGTCGCTTATATTTCAGAAAGTCTTGTGGAGACATTTAAAATTGTTGGAGAAAGTTTTGGATGGAGCGAGCTGTTCATCGGGGTAATTATCGTAGCTATTGTAGGGAATGCAGCTGAACATATTTCTGCTGTTATTATGGCTTATAAAAATCGAATGGATGTTGCTGTTGAAATTGCGATTGGTTCAACGCTTCAAGTTGCCATGTTTGTAGCTCCAGTGCTTGTATTATTATCTCTCTTGTTTCAAGAGTCAATGCCTTTAGTATTTTCTTATCCAGAGCTTATCGCTATGTTTTCTGCAGTATTTTTAACTGTAATTGTATCAAACGATGGAGATACGAATTGGTTTGAAGGAGCTATGTTATTAGGGGCATATGTCATTATTGGAATTGGTTTCTATTTATTTTAA
- a CDS encoding pyridoxamine 5'-phosphate oxidase family protein, whose translation MSEALKEHVLSILNNYKVGTLATIRNDQPFSRFMMFFHEELVLYTATNKETHKAEDIEKNPHVHILLRKEDSWNSPYVEIEAEATVEETKALKEKFWNEQLKEWIDSPEDPDYLLLQLTPKKIYYYEKPGSKAQIL comes from the coding sequence ATGAGTGAAGCTTTGAAAGAACATGTATTGTCTATCCTAAACAATTATAAAGTAGGAACGCTAGCAACAATTCGGAACGATCAACCATTCTCTCGCTTTATGATGTTTTTCCATGAAGAGCTTGTACTTTACACAGCAACAAACAAAGAAACTCATAAAGCAGAGGACATTGAGAAAAATCCCCATGTTCATATTCTGCTAAGAAAAGAAGATTCGTGGAATAGTCCATATGTTGAAATTGAAGCGGAAGCAACAGTTGAAGAAACAAAAGCATTAAAGGAAAAATTTTGGAACGAACAGCTGAAGGAATGGATTGATAGTCCAGAGGATCCAGACTACCTTCTTCTTCAACTGACACCAAAAAAGATTTATTACTACGAAAAACCTGGAAGTAAAGCTCAAATTCTATAA
- a CDS encoding OsmC family protein, with amino-acid sequence MELQKSEGCFSTEKEHIRLYISGSNKRTFSPSDLMIASIASCSGEVLLSTLERKGMAITDMKIETKEKRSTGLIKRLEHVHLHYSIRGTALKEEEIKKVIQLSKKVCPMIQSVQGSISITESFSIL; translated from the coding sequence ATGGAATTACAAAAAAGTGAAGGGTGTTTTAGTACAGAAAAGGAACATATCAGATTATATATATCAGGGAGTAATAAAAGAACGTTTTCTCCCTCAGATCTCATGATTGCATCAATTGCTTCGTGCAGTGGAGAAGTTTTACTCTCTACGTTAGAAAGAAAAGGGATGGCTATAACAGATATGAAAATAGAAACAAAGGAAAAGAGAAGTACTGGTCTTATCAAACGTCTTGAACATGTTCATCTTCATTATTCGATAAGAGGTACTGCCTTAAAAGAAGAAGAAATTAAAAAAGTTATTCAATTATCTAAAAAAGTGTGTCCGATGATTCAATCTGTGCAAGGAAGTATAAGTATTACTGAAAGCTTCTCAATTCTATAA
- a CDS encoding BH0509 family protein codes for MSRQERKNMIEFISRVRPVDMELFMYMTDADLEQVYNTTYFYHEEIAE; via the coding sequence ATGAGCAGACAAGAACGGAAAAATATGATCGAATTTATTTCAAGAGTAAGACCAGTAGATATGGAGCTTTTCATGTACATGACGGATGCTGATCTTGAGCAAGTTTATAACACAACTTATTTTTATCATGAAGAAATTGCAGAATAA